A genomic stretch from Caulobacter sp. FWC2 includes:
- a CDS encoding NADH-quinone oxidoreductase subunit A codes for MTAFLLQYLPIVIFLGIAAAIGIVFILAAAVLAPKAPDPEKLSAYECGFNAFDDARMKFDVRFYLVSILFIIFDLEVAFLFPWAVTLMKLPHDAAQFAFWSMMTFLGVLTVGFIYEWKKGALEWE; via the coding sequence ATGACCGCCTTCCTTCTCCAGTATCTTCCGATCGTGATCTTCCTAGGGATCGCGGCGGCCATCGGCATCGTCTTCATTCTCGCGGCCGCCGTGCTCGCGCCTAAGGCGCCGGACCCGGAAAAACTGTCCGCGTACGAATGCGGCTTCAACGCCTTCGACGATGCGCGCATGAAGTTCGACGTCCGGTTCTATCTGGTGTCGATCCTCTTCATCATCTTCGACCTTGAAGTAGCGTTCCTGTTCCCCTGGGCGGTCACGCTGATGAAGCTGCCGCACGACGCGGCCCAGTTCGCCTTCTGGTCGATGATGACCTTCCTGGGCGTGCTGACCGTCGGCTTTATCTACGAATGGAAGAAGGGCGCCCTCGAATGGGAGTGA
- a CDS encoding glycosyltransferase, giving the protein MTDTRSTRPVGLRGFLSDIAPSTDGAVRLVDTTMLYAPRSGGVRRYLASKRAWLAANRPDVRHTLVVPGARDSYDGQGRVSIYAAPLPFGAGYRWPVVKAAWMDRLIRQRPDIIEAGDPYTPGLAALRAGDALGVPVVGFCHTDLGALAALHIGEWAEKPVQKRWAAIYRQFDQAVAPSRFIAGRLIEAGVHNAIGLPLGVDTELFHPARADRDALRRRLGVSPDERLLVFAGRPAREKKLDVLVGAVEKLGAPYKLLFVGAGGGAPISDRALCLDYVRDPAELAGVLASCDAFVHANDNEPFGLIVLEAMACGLPVVGVAAGGVAESVDHEVGQLAPRSEPAAFAEAIEALFARDLAAVGAAARRRAVERHGWDAVFRQLCAIYGGLTGRSAFGGLAPLRDH; this is encoded by the coding sequence GTGACGGATACGAGATCGACCCGGCCGGTCGGCCTGCGTGGTTTTCTTTCCGATATCGCTCCGTCGACTGACGGCGCCGTACGTCTCGTCGACACGACCATGCTATACGCCCCGCGCAGTGGCGGCGTGCGTCGCTACCTCGCTTCGAAGCGCGCCTGGTTGGCCGCCAATCGTCCGGACGTGCGCCATACGCTGGTGGTGCCAGGCGCGCGCGATTCCTATGACGGCCAGGGCCGGGTCTCGATCTACGCGGCGCCGCTGCCGTTCGGGGCCGGTTATCGCTGGCCCGTGGTCAAGGCCGCCTGGATGGACCGGCTGATCCGCCAGCGTCCCGACATCATCGAGGCGGGCGATCCCTATACGCCGGGCCTGGCGGCATTGCGGGCGGGCGACGCCCTGGGCGTTCCAGTCGTTGGGTTCTGCCACACCGACCTTGGAGCCTTGGCCGCATTGCACATCGGCGAATGGGCCGAGAAGCCGGTGCAGAAGCGCTGGGCGGCGATCTATCGCCAGTTCGATCAGGCCGTGGCGCCGAGCCGTTTCATCGCCGGCCGCCTGATCGAGGCGGGCGTGCACAACGCCATCGGCTTGCCGCTGGGCGTCGACACCGAACTTTTCCATCCCGCCCGGGCTGACCGCGACGCCCTCCGCAGGCGCCTCGGCGTCTCGCCAGACGAACGCCTGCTGGTCTTTGCTGGCCGCCCGGCGCGCGAGAAGAAGCTGGATGTGCTGGTCGGGGCGGTCGAAAAGCTGGGCGCGCCCTACAAGCTGCTGTTCGTCGGGGCTGGCGGCGGTGCGCCGATCAGCGACCGCGCCCTCTGCCTGGACTATGTCCGCGATCCGGCGGAGCTGGCCGGGGTGCTGGCCAGCTGCGACGCCTTCGTCCACGCCAACGACAACGAGCCGTTCGGCCTGATCGTGCTGGAGGCCATGGCCTGCGGCCTGCCCGTGGTCGGCGTCGCCGCCGGCGGGGTGGCCGAGTCGGTCGACCACGAGGTCGGCCAGCTGGCGCCCCGCTCGGAGCCGGCCGCCTTCGCCGAGGCGATCGAGGCCCTGTTCGCGCGCGACCTGGCCGCCGTGGGCGCCGCCGCCCGCCGCCGCGCCGTCGAGCGGCATGGCTGGGACGCGGTGTTCCGTCAGCTCTGCGCCATCTATGGCGGCCTGACCGGTCGGAGCGCCTTCGGGGGGCTGGCCCCTCTAAGGGATCACTAG
- the nuoG gene encoding NADH-quinone oxidoreductase subunit NuoG → MAIAKVNGVEVEFEPGMTVLQVAELAGEEIPRFCYHERLSIAGNCRMCLVEVKPGPPKPQASCALPAAEGQEIFTKTPMVKKAREGVMEFLLINHPLDCPICDQGGECDLQDQAVGYGRDDSRYDENKRAVEEKAMGPLIKTVMTRCIQCTRCVRFITEVAGSPEIGLISRGEDVEITTYLGAAVTSELSANVIDLCPVGALTSKPYAFEARPWELKKTESIDVMDALGSWIRVDSRAAAVLRVLPRNNDDVNEEWISDKTRYAVDGLGRQRLDRPYVRIGGSLKPATWAEAFAAIAAKVKTTAPERIGVIAGDLQDAESLKATKDLFTALGVKNLDSRQDGAALGAGPRESWLFNSTIAGIENADVVLFVGANPRIETPVLNARFRKQWIAGKTRFGVIGEQADLTFDYDYLGAGAKTLSGLARSKGGFIDALKAAERPAIIIGQGALARADGAAILKAAAGLAKTVKVVREGWNGWNVLHTAAARVAGLDMGFVPAEGGLATADMLKPGALDVLFLLGADECETAASDAFKIYLGTHGDNGAHKADVILPGAAYTEKNGLYVNLEGRVQMGRRAVFPKGEAKEDWSILRALSEVLGCKLPYDSLDQLRAKLFADHPTFGQIDYAPGSVATSFDVGALGADGEISDAPFESPIKAFHLTNPVARASVTMAECAAVASGAAKIAAE, encoded by the coding sequence ATGGCTATCGCCAAGGTCAACGGCGTCGAGGTCGAATTCGAACCCGGCATGACGGTTCTGCAGGTCGCGGAACTGGCCGGGGAAGAAATCCCGCGCTTCTGCTATCACGAGCGCCTGTCCATCGCCGGCAATTGCCGGATGTGCCTGGTCGAAGTGAAGCCCGGCCCGCCGAAGCCGCAGGCGTCCTGCGCCCTGCCGGCCGCCGAGGGCCAGGAGATCTTCACCAAGACTCCGATGGTCAAGAAGGCCCGCGAAGGGGTGATGGAGTTCCTGCTCATCAACCACCCGCTGGATTGCCCGATCTGCGACCAGGGCGGCGAGTGCGATCTGCAGGACCAGGCCGTCGGCTACGGCCGCGACGACAGCCGCTATGACGAGAACAAGCGGGCGGTCGAAGAGAAGGCCATGGGCCCGCTCATCAAGACCGTGATGACGCGCTGCATCCAGTGCACCCGCTGCGTCCGTTTCATCACCGAAGTCGCCGGCTCGCCGGAAATCGGCCTGATCTCGCGCGGCGAAGACGTTGAAATCACGACCTATCTGGGCGCGGCGGTGACGTCGGAGCTCAGCGCCAACGTCATCGACCTGTGCCCGGTCGGCGCCCTGACCTCCAAGCCCTACGCCTTCGAAGCCCGCCCGTGGGAACTGAAGAAGACCGAGAGCATCGACGTCATGGACGCGCTGGGCTCGTGGATCCGTGTCGACAGCCGCGCCGCCGCCGTGCTCCGCGTGCTGCCGCGCAACAACGACGACGTCAACGAAGAGTGGATCTCGGACAAGACGCGTTACGCTGTCGACGGCCTGGGCCGTCAGCGTCTCGACCGTCCGTACGTCCGCATCGGCGGCAGCCTGAAGCCGGCCACCTGGGCCGAAGCCTTCGCCGCCATCGCCGCCAAGGTTAAGACGACCGCGCCTGAGCGCATCGGCGTCATCGCCGGCGACCTGCAGGACGCCGAAAGCTTGAAGGCGACCAAGGACCTCTTCACCGCCCTGGGCGTGAAGAACCTGGACAGCCGCCAGGACGGCGCCGCTCTCGGCGCTGGCCCGCGCGAAAGCTGGCTGTTCAACTCGACGATCGCAGGCATCGAGAACGCCGACGTCGTGCTGTTCGTCGGCGCCAATCCGCGCATCGAGACCCCGGTCCTGAACGCCCGATTCCGCAAGCAGTGGATCGCCGGCAAGACCCGCTTCGGCGTCATCGGCGAGCAAGCCGACCTGACGTTCGACTACGACTACCTCGGCGCCGGCGCCAAGACGCTGTCGGGCCTGGCCAGGAGCAAGGGCGGCTTCATCGACGCCCTGAAGGCCGCCGAGCGTCCCGCCATCATCATCGGTCAGGGCGCTCTGGCCCGCGCCGATGGCGCGGCGATCCTCAAGGCCGCCGCCGGCCTCGCCAAGACCGTCAAGGTCGTCCGCGAGGGCTGGAACGGCTGGAACGTCTTGCACACCGCCGCCGCGCGCGTCGCCGGTCTCGACATGGGCTTCGTCCCGGCCGAGGGCGGTCTGGCCACGGCCGACATGCTGAAGCCAGGCGCTCTGGACGTCCTGTTCCTGCTGGGCGCCGACGAGTGCGAAACCGCCGCTTCGGACGCGTTCAAGATCTATCTCGGCACGCACGGCGATAACGGGGCCCACAAGGCCGACGTGATCCTGCCGGGCGCCGCCTACACCGAGAAGAACGGCCTCTACGTGAACCTCGAAGGCCGGGTCCAGATGGGCCGCCGCGCGGTGTTCCCGAAGGGCGAGGCCAAGGAAGACTGGTCGATCCTTCGTGCTCTCTCCGAAGTGCTGGGCTGCAAGCTGCCTTACGACAGCCTGGACCAACTGCGCGCCAAGCTGTTCGCCGATCACCCGACCTTCGGCCAGATCGACTACGCGCCGGGCTCGGTCGCGACTTCGTTCGATGTCGGCGCCCTGGGCGCTGACGGCGAGATCTCCGACGCGCCGTTCGAAAGCCCGATCAAGGCTTTCCACCTGACCAACCCCGTCGCGCGCGCCAGCGTGACCATGGCCGAATGCGCGGCCGTGGCGTCCGGCGCCGCCAAGATCGCTGCGGAGTAA
- a CDS encoding NADH-quinone oxidoreductase subunit D, producing the protein MTGTNAPAAATDFFRDEPTTPAIPETPVRKFNINFGPQHPAAHGVLRLVLELDGEIVERVDPHIGLLHRGTEKLMEARTYLQNIPYFDRLDYVAPMNQEHAFCLAIEKLLGVEVPKRGQIVRVLFCEIGRVLNHLLNVTTQAMDVGALTPPLWGFEEREKLMVFYERACGARLHANYFRPGGVHQDLTPSLIDDIETWAKAFPKICDDIEGLITDNRIFKQRNVDIGVVTKEDAWAWGFSGVMVRGSGIAWDLRRNQPYENYNEFEFDIPLGKNGDCYDRYLCRMQEMRESTKIILQAVAMLRGTPGPVLTEDNKVSPPRRAEMKRSMEALIHHFKLYTEGFKTPEGEVYAAVEAPKGEFGVYVVSNGTNKPYRCKIKAPGFSHLAAMDWMNRGHQLADVSAILGSLDIVFGEVDR; encoded by the coding sequence ATGACTGGAACGAACGCGCCCGCCGCGGCGACCGACTTCTTCCGTGACGAACCGACGACTCCGGCCATCCCGGAGACGCCGGTCCGCAAGTTCAACATCAACTTCGGCCCGCAACACCCGGCCGCGCACGGCGTGCTGCGCCTGGTGCTGGAGCTGGACGGCGAAATCGTCGAACGCGTCGATCCGCATATCGGCCTGCTGCATCGCGGCACCGAGAAGCTGATGGAAGCGCGGACCTACCTGCAGAACATCCCGTACTTCGACCGCCTCGACTACGTGGCGCCGATGAACCAGGAACATGCGTTCTGCCTGGCCATCGAAAAGCTGCTCGGCGTCGAAGTGCCCAAGCGCGGCCAGATCGTGCGCGTGCTGTTCTGCGAGATCGGCCGCGTCCTGAACCACCTGCTGAACGTGACGACCCAAGCCATGGACGTCGGCGCCCTGACGCCGCCGCTCTGGGGCTTCGAGGAGCGCGAGAAGCTGATGGTGTTCTACGAGCGCGCCTGCGGCGCTCGCCTGCACGCCAACTATTTCCGTCCGGGCGGCGTCCACCAGGACCTGACCCCCAGCCTGATCGACGACATCGAGACGTGGGCGAAGGCTTTCCCCAAGATCTGCGACGACATCGAGGGTCTGATCACCGACAACCGCATCTTCAAGCAGCGCAACGTCGACATCGGCGTCGTGACCAAGGAAGACGCCTGGGCCTGGGGTTTCTCGGGCGTGATGGTGCGCGGTTCGGGCATCGCCTGGGACCTGCGCCGCAACCAGCCGTACGAGAACTACAACGAGTTCGAGTTCGACATCCCGCTGGGCAAGAACGGCGACTGCTACGACCGCTATCTCTGCCGCATGCAGGAAATGCGCGAGTCGACGAAGATCATCCTGCAGGCCGTCGCCATGCTGCGCGGCACGCCGGGCCCGGTGCTGACCGAGGACAACAAGGTCAGCCCGCCCCGTCGCGCCGAGATGAAGCGCTCGATGGAAGCCCTGATCCACCACTTCAAACTCTACACCGAAGGCTTCAAGACGCCGGAAGGCGAGGTCTATGCGGCCGTCGAGGCGCCCAAGGGCGAGTTCGGCGTCTACGTGGTCAGCAACGGCACCAACAAGCCGTATCGTTGCAAGATCAAGGCGCCGGGCTTCTCGCACTTGGCGGCCATGGACTGGATGAATCGCGGCCACCAACTGGCCGACGTCTCGGCCATTCTGGGCTCGCTCGACATCGTGTTCGGCGAGGTCGACCGGTGA
- the nuoF gene encoding NADH-quinone oxidoreductase subunit NuoF yields the protein MVGILEDKDRIFTNLYGLHDWGLEGAKKRGCWNGTKDILDAGRDWIIDNMKNSGLRGRGGAGFGTGLKWSFMPKEVKDGRPHYLVVNADESEPGTCKDREIMRHDPHLLIEGCLIASRAMLAHACYIYIRGEYVREREVLEAAIKQAYEAKLIGKNNVHGWDFDLYVHHGAGAYICGEETALLESLEGKKGQPRLKPPFPAGAGLYGMPTTVNNVESIAVAGTILRRGASWFAGFGRPNNAGTKLFCVSGHVNLPCNVEEAMSIPFRQLMEDHCGGIRGGWGNLKAVIPGGSSVPMIPAEQCEDLPMDFDALRNLRSGLGTAAVIVMDKSTDLVRAIARLSYFYKHESCGQCTPCREGTGWMWRVMERMATGEADPKEIDTLLDVTTQVEGHTICALGDAAAWPIQGLFRHFRHEVEDRIASYRSGRLHVQGAKLIAAE from the coding sequence ATGGTCGGTATCCTCGAAGACAAGGACCGCATCTTCACGAACCTCTACGGTCTCCACGATTGGGGCCTCGAGGGCGCGAAGAAGCGCGGCTGCTGGAATGGCACCAAGGACATCCTGGACGCGGGGCGCGACTGGATCATCGACAACATGAAGAACTCCGGCCTGCGCGGCCGGGGCGGGGCGGGCTTCGGCACTGGCCTGAAGTGGTCGTTCATGCCCAAGGAAGTGAAGGACGGTCGTCCGCACTACCTGGTCGTCAACGCCGACGAATCCGAGCCGGGCACCTGCAAGGACCGGGAGATCATGCGGCATGATCCGCACCTCCTGATCGAAGGCTGCCTGATCGCCTCGCGCGCGATGCTGGCCCACGCCTGCTACATCTATATTCGCGGCGAATACGTCCGTGAGCGCGAAGTGCTGGAAGCCGCCATCAAGCAGGCCTACGAGGCCAAGCTGATCGGCAAGAACAACGTCCACGGCTGGGACTTCGATCTTTACGTCCACCACGGCGCCGGCGCCTATATCTGCGGCGAAGAGACGGCCCTGCTGGAGAGCCTGGAAGGCAAGAAGGGCCAGCCGCGCCTGAAGCCGCCGTTCCCGGCCGGCGCGGGCCTCTACGGGATGCCGACCACGGTCAACAACGTCGAGAGCATCGCCGTCGCCGGCACGATCCTGCGTCGTGGCGCGTCGTGGTTCGCCGGTTTCGGCCGCCCTAACAACGCCGGCACCAAGCTGTTCTGCGTCTCGGGCCACGTGAACCTGCCCTGCAACGTCGAAGAAGCCATGAGCATCCCCTTCCGTCAGCTGATGGAAGATCACTGCGGCGGCATCCGTGGCGGCTGGGGCAACCTGAAGGCCGTCATCCCGGGCGGTTCTTCCGTGCCGATGATCCCGGCCGAGCAGTGCGAAGACCTGCCGATGGACTTCGACGCTCTGCGCAACCTGCGTTCGGGCCTCGGCACGGCCGCCGTCATCGTCATGGACAAGTCCACTGACCTGGTCCGCGCCATCGCCCGCCTGTCGTACTTCTACAAGCACGAGAGCTGCGGCCAGTGCACGCCGTGCCGCGAAGGCACCGGCTGGATGTGGCGCGTCATGGAGCGTATGGCGACCGGCGAGGCCGATCCGAAAGAGATCGACACCCTGCTGGACGTCACGACCCAGGTCGAAGGGCACACCATCTGCGCCCTGGGCGATGCGGCCGCCTGGCCGATCCAGGGTCTGTTCCGTCACTTCCGCCACGAGGTGGAAGACCGGATTGCTTCCTATCGTAGCGGTCGCCTGCACGTGCAGGGCGCCAAGCTGATCGCGGCGGAGTAA
- a CDS encoding nuclear transport factor 2 family protein — protein sequence MSLEAPNLERVAQAQLDAYNAQDLDAHCAHFADDVVVAGLNGDVARTGLDAYRAFYAKTFAEFPKNHAKLLNRIVVGANVIDHEHVDRGNGDAPFQVAAIYTFKDDKIVRVDFAR from the coding sequence GTGAGCCTTGAAGCCCCTAATCTCGAAAGGGTCGCCCAAGCTCAGCTGGACGCCTATAACGCCCAGGACCTGGACGCGCACTGCGCCCACTTCGCCGACGACGTCGTCGTGGCGGGTCTGAACGGCGACGTGGCGCGCACGGGCCTCGACGCCTACCGCGCCTTCTACGCCAAGACCTTCGCCGAGTTTCCCAAGAACCACGCGAAGCTTCTGAACCGCATCGTGGTCGGTGCGAATGTGATCGACCACGAGCATGTCGACCGCGGTAACGGCGACGCGCCGTTCCAGGTCGCCGCCATCTACACCTTCAAGGACGACAAGATCGTCCGCGTGGATTTCGCACGATGA
- a CDS encoding NADH-quinone oxidoreductase subunit C has product MTDVVATEITISPLEALGQDIVARATGVLGHSVAFGELTIVAKTSTVVETLTFLRDDAACRFHQLVDLTGVDYPERAARFDVVYHLLSMVKNARIRLKVMTDEDTPVPSVTPVFPVADWFEREAFDMYGIFFEGHPDLRRILTDYGFHGHPLRKDFPMTGYVEVRYDDELKRVVYEPVKITEFRAFDFLSPWEGAKYALPGDEKAEKRAGDA; this is encoded by the coding sequence ATGACCGACGTGGTTGCGACTGAAATCACTATCTCGCCGCTAGAGGCCCTGGGCCAGGACATCGTCGCCCGCGCGACCGGCGTGCTGGGCCATTCGGTGGCGTTCGGCGAACTGACCATCGTGGCCAAGACCTCGACCGTGGTCGAGACCCTGACCTTCCTGCGGGATGACGCGGCCTGCCGCTTCCACCAGCTGGTCGACCTGACGGGCGTGGACTACCCCGAGCGCGCCGCGCGCTTCGACGTCGTCTATCACCTGCTGTCGATGGTGAAGAACGCCCGCATCCGCTTGAAGGTGATGACGGACGAGGACACCCCGGTCCCCAGCGTCACGCCGGTGTTCCCGGTCGCCGACTGGTTCGAGCGCGAGGCGTTCGACATGTACGGCATCTTCTTCGAAGGCCATCCCGACCTGCGCCGGATCCTGACTGACTACGGCTTCCACGGCCACCCGCTGCGGAAGGACTTCCCCATGACGGGTTACGTTGAAGTTCGCTACGACGACGAGCTCAAGCGCGTCGTGTACGAACCCGTGAAGATTACCGAGTTCCGTGCGTTCGATTTCCTGTCTCCGTGGGAGGGCGCCAAGTACGCCCTGCCGGGCGATGAGAAGGCCGAGAAGCGGGCAGGGGACGCCTAA
- a CDS encoding SPFH domain-containing protein, with product MSETRTINPTTERAHGGMAGGLPLLALPLLLAAGAWAFTQADNGPVYPAIGGALIFLFAMVACGFYSLQPNEAYAITLFGSYVGTDRKTGLRWILPWYGRKKISLRVRNVTSETLKVNDKRGNPIEIAANIVWRVRDSAQALFDVDDYIAFVNIQIETGLREVASHYAYDHAEEGEPTLRAHAEEVGDRLQKDLQLRTNVAGVAIDEAHLMHLAYAPEIAGSMLKRQQAEAVLAARRTIVAGAVDMVESALSQLSERGVVTLDDERRAAMVSNLLVVLCADREAQPVVNTGTLYG from the coding sequence ATGTCCGAAACTCGCACCATCAATCCCACCACCGAGCGCGCCCACGGCGGCATGGCCGGCGGCCTGCCGCTGCTGGCGCTGCCGCTCCTGCTCGCGGCCGGAGCCTGGGCGTTCACGCAGGCCGACAATGGTCCGGTCTATCCGGCGATCGGCGGCGCGCTGATCTTCCTGTTCGCCATGGTCGCCTGCGGCTTCTATTCCCTGCAGCCGAACGAGGCCTATGCGATCACCCTGTTCGGATCGTACGTCGGCACAGATCGCAAGACCGGCCTGCGCTGGATCCTGCCGTGGTACGGCCGCAAGAAGATCAGCCTGCGGGTGCGCAACGTCACCAGCGAGACCCTGAAGGTGAACGACAAGCGCGGCAACCCGATCGAGATCGCCGCCAACATCGTCTGGCGGGTGCGGGACTCGGCGCAAGCCCTGTTCGACGTCGACGACTACATTGCCTTCGTGAACATCCAGATCGAGACCGGCCTGCGCGAGGTCGCCTCGCACTACGCCTATGATCACGCGGAGGAGGGCGAGCCTACCCTGCGCGCCCACGCCGAGGAGGTTGGCGATCGCCTGCAGAAGGACCTGCAGCTGCGCACCAATGTCGCGGGGGTGGCCATCGACGAGGCGCACCTTATGCACTTGGCCTACGCGCCCGAGATCGCCGGCTCGATGCTGAAGCGCCAGCAGGCCGAGGCCGTCCTGGCCGCCCGCCGCACGATCGTCGCCGGCGCCGTCGACATGGTCGAGAGCGCGCTCAGCCAGCTCAGCGAACGGGGCGTCGTCACCCTGGACGACGAGCGCCGCGCCGCGATGGTTTCCAACCTGCTTGTGGTGCTGTGCGCCGACCGCGAGGCCCAGCCCGTGGTCAATACCGGCACGCTGTACGGCTGA
- a CDS encoding LLM class flavin-dependent oxidoreductase, protein MTSAYPPFSVLDLAPVPQGTPVGQALNNSLDLARHAETLGFHRYWLAEHHNMPGIASAATAVVIGHVAGGTKTIRVGSGGVMLPNHAPLMVAEQFGTLAALYPGRIDLGLGRAPGTDQPTMRALRRYAGAVDSFAQDVVELQHWFKPAAPEQSVRAVPGEGQDVPIWLLGSSTWSAQLAAALGLPFAFAAHFAPDSLLDALLLYRRHFKPSEVLDKPYAMVCIGVCAADTDAEATRLATSTQQQFLALRRGRPGLLPPPVDDIRDYASPAELAGLDHTFQYSAIGSPETVKRKVEQVLKLTEADELMFASQIYDHAARKHCYEILAGLKA, encoded by the coding sequence ATGACATCCGCTTACCCGCCGTTCTCCGTCCTCGACCTCGCGCCCGTTCCGCAAGGCACGCCCGTCGGCCAAGCTCTGAACAACAGCCTGGATCTGGCGCGCCACGCCGAAACCCTCGGCTTTCACCGCTACTGGCTGGCCGAGCATCACAACATGCCAGGAATCGCGTCGGCCGCGACGGCGGTCGTGATCGGCCACGTGGCCGGCGGCACGAAGACGATTCGGGTCGGCTCGGGCGGCGTCATGCTGCCCAACCACGCCCCGCTGATGGTCGCCGAGCAGTTCGGCACGCTTGCCGCCCTCTATCCCGGCCGAATCGATCTGGGCCTGGGCCGCGCGCCTGGCACCGACCAGCCGACGATGCGCGCCCTGCGCCGCTATGCCGGGGCGGTCGATTCGTTCGCTCAGGACGTCGTCGAACTGCAGCACTGGTTCAAGCCAGCCGCTCCCGAGCAGAGCGTCCGCGCCGTACCAGGCGAAGGCCAGGACGTGCCAATCTGGCTTCTGGGCTCCTCGACCTGGAGCGCTCAGCTGGCCGCGGCGCTAGGCCTGCCGTTCGCCTTCGCCGCCCATTTCGCGCCCGACTCACTGCTGGACGCCCTCCTCCTCTATCGCCGCCACTTCAAGCCGTCCGAGGTTCTGGACAAGCCCTACGCCATGGTCTGCATCGGGGTCTGTGCGGCCGACACCGACGCCGAGGCGACTCGCCTGGCGACCTCGACCCAGCAGCAGTTCCTGGCCTTGCGCCGCGGACGACCGGGGCTGCTGCCCCCGCCGGTCGACGACATCCGCGACTATGCCTCGCCGGCCGAGCTAGCGGGCCTGGATCATACCTTCCAGTATTCCGCGATCGGCTCACCCGAGACGGTCAAACGCAAGGTCGAGCAGGTGCTGAAGCTGACCGAAGCCGACGAGCTGATGTTCGCCTCGCAGATCTACGATCACGCCGCCCGTAAGCACTGCTACGAGATCCTGGCGGGTCTGAAAGCCTAG
- the nuoE gene encoding NADH-quinone oxidoreductase subunit NuoE: protein MSVRRLAKEQPASFAFSVDSQAKADWWKAKYPAARKQSAVIPMLWLAQKQEGWISEPAIQEIAKQLEMPVIRVLEVATFYVMFQLQPVGKVAFVQLCGTTPCQLRGAVDLKAVLKAKIGDANHVSADGKFSWEEVECLGACCNAPMAAINDYYYEDLTPESLAQILDDFAAGKDPKPGSYDGRGASEPKGAIHTLTDPKLYDGTYAKKIKIPNLPEKPKATKAPSSKVNGPEPTA from the coding sequence ATGAGCGTACGCCGTCTCGCCAAGGAACAGCCCGCCAGCTTCGCCTTCTCGGTCGACAGCCAGGCCAAGGCCGACTGGTGGAAAGCCAAGTATCCCGCCGCCCGCAAGCAGTCGGCGGTGATCCCGATGCTGTGGCTGGCCCAGAAGCAGGAAGGCTGGATTTCCGAGCCGGCGATCCAGGAGATCGCCAAGCAGCTAGAGATGCCGGTTATCCGCGTGCTGGAAGTGGCCACCTTCTACGTGATGTTCCAGCTGCAGCCGGTCGGCAAGGTCGCCTTCGTGCAGCTGTGCGGCACCACGCCGTGCCAGCTGCGCGGCGCTGTGGACCTGAAGGCCGTGTTGAAGGCCAAGATCGGCGACGCCAACCACGTCTCGGCCGACGGCAAGTTCAGCTGGGAAGAGGTCGAATGCCTGGGCGCGTGCTGCAACGCCCCGATGGCCGCGATCAACGACTACTATTACGAGGACCTGACGCCGGAGAGCCTGGCCCAGATCCTCGACGACTTCGCGGCTGGCAAGGACCCGAAGCCGGGCAGCTACGACGGCCGCGGCGCCTCGGAGCCGAAGGGCGCGATCCACACGCTGACGGATCCGAAGCTTTACGACGGCACCTACGCCAAGAAGATCAAGATCCCGAACCTGCCCGAGAAGCCCAAGGCTACGAAGGCCCCCTCAAGCAAAGTAAATGGGCCGGAGCCGACCGCCTAA
- a CDS encoding NADH-quinone oxidoreductase subunit B family protein: MEEGRPRMGVIVPANTAPIGSSGVPALSGGRSTVEGYDPKLHDPFFDGVSQQLADKGFITAAADDLITWARTGSLMWMTFGLACCAVEMMHSAMPRYDLERFGFAPRASPRQSDVMIVAGTLTNKMAPALRKVYDQMPEPRYVISMGSCANGGGYYYYSYSVVRGCDRVVPVDIYVPGCPPTAEALVYGVLQLQKKIRRTGTIER, translated from the coding sequence ATGGAAGAAGGGCGCCCTCGAATGGGAGTGATCGTTCCCGCCAATACGGCCCCCATTGGCTCTTCTGGGGTTCCGGCGCTGTCCGGTGGCCGTTCGACGGTCGAGGGCTATGACCCCAAGCTGCACGACCCGTTCTTCGACGGCGTTTCGCAGCAACTGGCCGACAAGGGCTTCATCACGGCTGCCGCCGACGACCTGATCACCTGGGCCCGCACGGGCTCGCTGATGTGGATGACGTTCGGCCTGGCGTGCTGCGCCGTCGAGATGATGCACTCGGCCATGCCGCGCTACGACCTGGAACGCTTCGGCTTCGCGCCGCGCGCCAGCCCGCGCCAGTCGGACGTGATGATCGTCGCCGGCACGCTGACCAACAAGATGGCTCCGGCCCTGCGCAAGGTCTACGACCAGATGCCGGAGCCGCGCTACGTCATCTCGATGGGCAGCTGCGCCAATGGCGGCGGCTACTACTATTACAGCTACAGCGTCGTGCGCGGCTGCGATCGCGTCGTGCCGGTCGACATCTACGTGCCCGGCTGTCCGCCCACGGCGGAAGCCCTGGTCTACGGCGTGCTGCAGCTGCAGAAGAAGATCCGTCGCACGGGGACGATCGAGCGATGA